One genomic region from Bactrocera tryoni isolate S06 chromosome 3, CSIRO_BtryS06_freeze2, whole genome shotgun sequence encodes:
- the LOC120770737 gene encoding uncharacterized protein LOC120770737, whose translation MTLSYKLQKLSQNKEFALNSTAVEFDEKLRKRFSKYFDLAPEADTAVTAAILTPNVKLNWLSVLTRTSSNVTPEIIITRALECISKFAVAEKLVPTKQSCSNHEDEIAFFDLEEINADEETTTSQSLGYSKVELESIIREQLYSYLANPIKNCAVWQKYDLLKQVSLYFNMPLTSSAPAERLFSFAGIINSATRNALNDFSFEKLLC comes from the exons ATGACACTAAGCTATAAACTGCAAAAGTTGAGCCAAAATAAAGAATTCGCTCTGAATAGCACGGCAGTTGAGTTCGATGAAAAATTACGGAAgaggttttccaaatattttgatCTCGCTCCAGAGGCAGATACCGCAGTCACAGCGGCTATACTAACTCCAAATGTCAAACTGAATTGGCTTTCCGTTCTGACAAGGACTTCTAGCAATGTAACCCCTGAAATTATCATCACACGAGCTTTAGAATGCATTTCAAAATTCGCTGTTGCTGAAAAACTAGTTCCAACAAAGCAGAGTTGTTCTAACCATGAGGATGAAATCGCATTTTTTGATTTGGAAGAGAtta ATGCTGACGAGGAAACGACAACTTCACAGAGCTTGGGCTATAGTAAAGTAGAGCTTGAAAGCATTATCAGGGAGCAGTTGTACTCATATCTTGCGAACCCAATAAAAAATTGCGCAGTATGGCAGAAGTATGACTTGTTAAAACAAGTTTCTCTCTATTTTAATATGCCTCTGACATCCTCAGCGCCTGCGGAGAGATTGTTCTCTTTCGCAGGAATTATCAATAGCGCCACAAGAAATGCTTTGAacgatttttcatttgaaaaatta CTCTgttga